A region of Oncorhynchus masou masou isolate Uvic2021 chromosome 29, UVic_Omas_1.1, whole genome shotgun sequence DNA encodes the following proteins:
- the LOC135520484 gene encoding gamma-secretase subunit PEN-2: protein MNLERLPNEEKLTLCRKYYLGGFAFLPFLWLVNVVWFFKEAFVKPTYTEQLQIKTYVKRSGLGLLLWVAVLTTWITIFQHFRAEWGEVGDYLSFTIPLGIP from the exons ATGAACCTAGAGCGCCTTCCAAATGAGGAGAAACTCACCCTCTGCAGGAAATACTATTTAG ggggaTTTGCATTCCTTCCATTCCTGTGGCTGGTGAATGTGGTGTGGTTTTTCAAAGAGGCCTTTGTAAAGCCAACATATACTGAACAACTCCAGATCAAAACAT ATGTAAAGCGTTCAGGGCTGGGGTTGCTACTGTGGGTTGCAGTACTCACCACATGGATAACCATATTCCAACACTTCCGAGCAGAATGGGGTGAAGTGGGCGACTACCTCTCCTTCACCATTCCACTTGGCATTCCCTGA